One Methanobacterium sp. genomic region harbors:
- a CDS encoding DUF120 domain-containing protein — translation MDIKGIVTSGQGKGAYFMSLPVYKTQFEKQLNFSPFPGTLNVKISEWEINIIHNIDEDKLKIIEGKENFGDVLLIHATLNDEIEGAIVFPKKTTHKENILEFITSKNIKETTGIKNGDSVKITLKY, via the coding sequence ATGGATATTAAAGGAATTGTAACTTCCGGACAAGGAAAAGGGGCTTATTTTATGTCCCTACCAGTATATAAAACTCAATTTGAAAAACAGCTCAATTTCAGCCCATTTCCCGGCACCTTAAATGTAAAAATAAGTGAATGGGAAATCAACATAATCCACAATATCGATGAAGATAAGCTGAAAATCATTGAAGGTAAAGAAAATTTTGGAGATGTTCTACTTATACACGCCACCTTAAACGATGAAATAGAAGGGGCAATTGTTTTTCCCAAAAAAACCACCCATAAAGAAAATATTCTCGAATTTATAACTTCTAAAAACATCAAAGAAACAACTGGAATTAAAAATGGAGATTCTGTTAAAATTACCCTTAAATACTAA
- a CDS encoding endonuclease V — MCSYNFNQKLAEIQYSLSKKIIEQDSFGNLQTVAGADVSFQKDNFAVAAAVVIDLDNLKIIDAKTLEVELLFPYISGFLGFREADAVISVLRKLNSHFDVLMVNGHGIMHPRGFGLASHVGLLMDTPTVGVAKKLIKGNYKYTDGNSLKTVEFMDKPVGACDKQKCISVGHKLSLKTAVDIVLKTSIFKMPEPVRQAHILATNTMKGKIK; from the coding sequence ATGTGTTCCTATAATTTCAACCAAAAGCTTGCAGAAATTCAATACAGTCTATCAAAAAAGATAATAGAACAGGACAGCTTTGGAAATCTCCAAACAGTTGCAGGAGCAGATGTATCCTTCCAAAAAGATAACTTTGCAGTTGCAGCAGCAGTTGTAATTGATCTAGATAATCTTAAGATCATAGATGCAAAAACACTTGAAGTTGAACTTTTATTTCCTTATATTTCCGGATTTTTAGGGTTTAGAGAAGCAGATGCTGTAATTTCTGTTTTAAGAAAATTAAATAGCCATTTTGATGTTTTAATGGTGAATGGGCATGGCATAATGCATCCTAGAGGTTTTGGCCTTGCATCCCATGTCGGGCTTCTTATGGATACACCAACAGTTGGGGTCGCCAAAAAATTAATTAAAGGAAACTACAAATATACAGATGGTAATTCATTGAAAACCGTAGAATTTATGGATAAACCCGTGGGAGCATGTGATAAGCAAAAATGCATTAGTGTTGGGCATAAACTATCCCTAAAAACTGCAGTTGACATTGTACTAAAAACATCCATATTTAAAATGCCAGAACCAGTAAGACAGGCCCATATTTTAGCTACAAATACCATGAAAGGTAAAATTAAATGA
- the sepS gene encoding O-phosphoserine--tRNA ligase, with translation MDKKKLVKLAKKDFEKAWTMTSKTLHKPHHDEEYPRIHLKTGQSHMLYDTVAQLRRAYLNLGFNEAVNPVFIEEEHIYKQFGPEAPAVLDRCFYTAGLPRPDIGIGMDKIEKIKKMGVDLDDAKIDGLKEVFRGYKKGDVSGDDLVLEVSQALNVKNNMGLRILEKIFPEIRELTPIAHKTTLRSHMTSGWFITLQNIHNKRQLPIKLFSIDRCFRREQREDASHLTTYHSASCVIVDDEISLDMGKAVSESLLEYFGFEKFKFTPDEKKSKYYIAGTQTEVYGYHPKLKEWVEVATFGMYSPIALAKYGIDKDVMNLGVGVERIAMLLYNQTDVREMVYPQTYGTWKLSDRDLATMLRINYYPATNEGQSLMNDLVAAFKEHGDTPSPCEFTAFEGEFLGKDIEVKVVEPEKGTKLLGPAAWNTVYINQGDIIGVPAKDVTDENALNALENGISTEITYMGGICADAAYKIEEMVVSGAGEVTLRVPISRSISDINLRLEEVALNYITSKNKAIDVRGPVFCTITCTLKE, from the coding sequence CTGGATAAAAAGAAACTAGTAAAGCTTGCAAAGAAAGATTTCGAAAAAGCGTGGACAATGACCTCAAAAACATTGCATAAACCCCATCATGATGAGGAATATCCTCGAATACACTTAAAAACAGGACAAAGTCACATGCTCTATGATACTGTTGCACAGTTAAGGCGAGCATATCTTAATTTAGGGTTCAATGAAGCTGTAAATCCTGTTTTCATTGAAGAAGAACATATCTACAAACAGTTCGGCCCTGAGGCTCCCGCTGTTTTAGACAGGTGTTTCTATACTGCCGGGCTTCCAAGACCCGATATTGGAATTGGAATGGATAAAATTGAAAAGATCAAAAAAATGGGAGTAGATCTTGACGATGCAAAGATAGACGGCCTGAAAGAAGTGTTTAGAGGGTATAAAAAGGGAGATGTAAGTGGAGACGACCTGGTTTTAGAAGTTTCACAGGCCCTAAATGTTAAAAATAATATGGGGCTCCGTATTCTGGAAAAAATCTTTCCAGAAATCCGTGAATTAACACCTATAGCTCATAAAACAACTTTAAGGTCACATATGACATCAGGATGGTTCATAACACTCCAAAATATCCATAATAAAAGACAATTACCTATAAAACTCTTCTCAATTGACAGGTGTTTCAGAAGGGAACAAAGGGAAGATGCAAGTCACCTTACAACATATCACTCAGCTTCATGTGTTATTGTGGATGATGAAATATCTTTAGACATGGGAAAAGCGGTGTCTGAAAGTTTACTGGAATACTTTGGGTTTGAAAAGTTCAAATTCACGCCTGATGAGAAAAAATCAAAATATTACATAGCAGGTACCCAGACAGAAGTTTATGGTTATCACCCTAAACTCAAAGAATGGGTGGAAGTCGCCACATTTGGAATGTACTCACCAATTGCACTTGCAAAATACGGAATAGATAAGGACGTCATGAATTTAGGAGTGGGTGTTGAAAGGATTGCAATGCTTCTTTATAACCAGACGGATGTCAGGGAAATGGTTTACCCACAAACCTATGGAACGTGGAAGCTTTCAGACCGTGACCTTGCAACAATGCTCAGAATAAACTATTATCCTGCAACAAATGAAGGACAAAGCTTAATGAATGACCTGGTTGCTGCCTTTAAAGAACACGGCGATACACCTTCACCATGCGAATTTACTGCATTTGAAGGTGAATTCTTAGGCAAAGATATAGAAGTTAAAGTGGTGGAACCTGAAAAAGGTACAAAGCTTTTAGGGCCTGCAGCATGGAATACAGTGTATATCAATCAGGGAGACATAATTGGAGTCCCTGCAAAAGATGTCACTGATGAAAATGCGTTAAATGCACTTGAAAATGGGATATCAACTGAAATAACTTACATGGGCGGCATATGTGCTGATGCTGCCTACAAAATTGAAGAAATGGTCGTAAGCGGAGCTGGAGAAGTCACATTAAGGGTACCCATATCAAGATCCATTTCTGACATTAATTTAAGACTAGAAGAGGTGGCTTTAAACTACATAACAAGTAAAAATAAAGCCATAGATGTAAGAGGGCCAGTATTCTGTACCATAACATGTACACTTAAAGAATAG
- the tfrA gene encoding fumarate reductase (CoM/CoB) subunit TfrA, whose protein sequence is MEREVYECDVLIIGSGGAGCRAGIEASKYDLNTIIVSKGLTFKSGCTTLAEGGYNAAFGAVDCEDTVEAHFEDTLKGGGYLNDSNLVRILVEEAPQRLIELESYGALFDRQESGQINQRPFGGQSYRRTCFQGDRTGHEMMLGLKEEVTKRGIKTMDEIMITSLIMDETGRNVIGACGLSLKDSKLMVFKAKSVILGSGGAGWLYPVTSNTLQKTGDGYFIAYNAGADLLDMEQVQFHPTGMIHPESRKGVLVTEAVRGEGGILLNSEGERFMEKYDPRKELATRDVVARAIYNEIREGRGTAKGGVYLDVTHLPAEVIEEKLETMLAQFLDVGVDIRKEPMEVAPTAHHFMGGVRITENGETTVGNLFAAGEAAGGIHGANRLGGNALADTQVFGKRAGEAAAKNALDSELLSNDAFVDAEDARISGLIKEGTVYPFEIKKELEEVMWKDVAIIRNQEGLMAALKRIKELKEMLPDMKVPGGMGFNKDLQDALEAFIMLDVAEIVTKAAFLRRESRGSHYREDYPETSDDWKKSIVFNKSGRLKFIER, encoded by the coding sequence ATGGAAAGAGAAGTATACGAATGCGACGTTCTAATTATAGGCTCTGGAGGAGCAGGCTGTAGGGCAGGAATAGAAGCTTCTAAATATGATTTAAACACTATAATAGTATCAAAAGGGTTAACATTTAAGTCGGGTTGTACAACACTGGCAGAAGGCGGATACAACGCTGCTTTTGGAGCAGTTGATTGTGAGGACACTGTTGAAGCTCATTTTGAAGACACCCTTAAAGGCGGGGGCTATCTAAACGATTCTAACCTGGTAAGAATTCTGGTAGAAGAAGCACCGCAGAGGTTAATTGAGCTTGAAAGCTATGGTGCTCTTTTTGACAGGCAGGAATCAGGACAGATTAACCAGCGCCCATTCGGAGGTCAAAGTTACAGGCGTACGTGCTTCCAGGGAGATAGAACTGGCCATGAAATGATGCTGGGTTTAAAAGAAGAAGTAACAAAGCGAGGTATCAAAACCATGGATGAGATAATGATCACGTCTCTTATCATGGATGAAACCGGCCGGAACGTCATAGGGGCATGTGGATTATCACTTAAAGACTCTAAACTTATGGTATTTAAAGCTAAATCTGTAATTCTTGGAAGTGGAGGGGCAGGCTGGTTATACCCTGTTACTTCAAACACATTACAGAAAACTGGGGACGGCTACTTCATTGCATACAATGCAGGCGCAGATTTACTGGATATGGAGCAGGTGCAGTTCCACCCAACAGGAATGATACATCCTGAATCCAGAAAAGGAGTCCTTGTAACTGAAGCTGTGAGGGGAGAAGGTGGAATTCTCTTAAACTCTGAAGGCGAAAGGTTCATGGAAAAATACGACCCTCGAAAGGAACTTGCAACCCGTGATGTAGTGGCAAGGGCTATATACAATGAGATAAGGGAAGGAAGAGGAACCGCAAAAGGTGGAGTTTACCTTGATGTGACACATCTTCCAGCAGAAGTTATTGAAGAGAAGCTTGAGACAATGCTTGCACAGTTCCTGGATGTTGGTGTGGATATAAGAAAAGAGCCAATGGAAGTGGCACCAACAGCGCACCATTTCATGGGCGGTGTAAGAATAACTGAAAACGGCGAAACCACAGTAGGTAATTTATTTGCAGCAGGTGAAGCCGCTGGAGGTATACACGGTGCAAACAGGCTTGGTGGAAATGCACTGGCTGATACTCAAGTATTTGGAAAAAGGGCAGGTGAAGCCGCTGCTAAAAATGCTTTAGATAGTGAGTTACTGTCAAATGATGCTTTTGTTGACGCGGAAGATGCAAGGATTTCAGGCCTTATTAAGGAGGGTACAGTATATCCCTTTGAGATTAAGAAAGAGCTTGAAGAAGTCATGTGGAAAGACGTGGCTATAATAAGGAATCAAGAAGGTTTAATGGCCGCGTTAAAGAGGATAAAAGAGCTTAAAGAAATGCTTCCGGACATGAAAGTACCTGGAGGCATGGGCTTTAATAAAGACCTTCAAGATGCCCTTGAAGCATTTATAATGCTTGATGTGGCAGAAATTGTTACAAAGGCTGCATTTTTACGCCGTGAAAGCAGGGGATCTCACTACAGGGAAGACTATCCTGAAACGAGCGATGACTGGAAAAAGAGTATTGTTTTCAATAAGAGCGGACGACTGAAGTTTATTGAAAGGTAA
- a CDS encoding DUF1697 domain-containing protein, whose translation MKYIALLRGINIGRSKRIKMADLVKTLESLGFKNVKTYLQSGNVIFEHDSGDITEIVLSIERKISQTFSFSVDVIIRTKDELENIVKGNPFIKEPDIELDKLHVTFLSDIPDQKAALDLDVNTAENEKFEIIGREVYLYCPNGYARTKLKNDMFEKKLNTTATTRNWKTANKLIELSS comes from the coding sequence ATGAAATACATAGCTTTACTTCGCGGAATCAACATAGGCCGCAGTAAAAGAATAAAAATGGCTGATTTAGTAAAAACCTTGGAATCGCTCGGTTTTAAAAATGTAAAAACATATCTTCAAAGCGGTAATGTTATTTTTGAGCATGATTCTGGTGATATCACGGAAATTGTCCTAAGCATTGAAAGAAAAATAAGTCAGACATTCTCTTTTTCTGTAGATGTAATTATTCGGACAAAGGATGAACTGGAAAACATTGTTAAAGGCAATCCATTTATTAAAGAGCCTGATATTGAGCTTGATAAACTGCATGTGACATTTTTATCTGATATTCCGGATCAGAAAGCGGCTTTAGATTTAGATGTAAATACGGCTGAAAATGAAAAATTTGAAATTATTGGCAGGGAAGTGTACCTATACTGCCCTAATGGGTATGCAAGGACAAAATTAAAGAATGATATGTTTGAGAAGAAGTTAAATACTACAGCGACAACGAGAAATTGGAAAACAGCAAATAAGCTGATTGAATTATCCAGTTAA
- a CDS encoding 4Fe-4S binding protein: MCEFCVQHGAGKKWYLTAKNYADELADSEERKKFIHDFFKSYERNYRKNVRMTDIARKVPFVKEYAEKKINNYFSQKHAGQVVSLEDAISICSIPGRVSVVDCPCQKYLSGKEEKKCILFGTTADIVESLPEFSNIYDMGFEDAVELLKATEKEAKIHTVWTFMSPYIGAICNCNQRGCLLFHLKNKYQFAEIVHRGHETAVIDKEMCTGCGNCQIICQFDAVAIVDGKAEINSNCQGCGVCRSFCRVEVINLVSRYP; the protein is encoded by the coding sequence ATGTGTGAATTCTGTGTTCAACATGGTGCGGGCAAAAAATGGTATCTAACCGCTAAGAATTATGCTGATGAGCTGGCAGATTCAGAAGAAAGAAAAAAGTTCATCCATGATTTTTTTAAATCCTACGAACGAAATTACAGAAAAAATGTTCGCATGACTGATATAGCAAGGAAAGTACCGTTTGTGAAGGAATATGCAGAAAAAAAGATTAATAATTATTTTAGCCAGAAGCATGCAGGACAGGTTGTTTCTTTAGAAGATGCAATTTCTATATGCAGTATCCCTGGGAGAGTCAGTGTTGTAGATTGTCCCTGCCAGAAATACCTTTCAGGTAAAGAAGAAAAGAAATGCATACTTTTTGGGACTACTGCAGACATTGTGGAAAGTTTACCTGAATTTTCTAATATTTATGATATGGGCTTTGAAGATGCAGTTGAATTACTGAAAGCGACCGAAAAAGAAGCCAAAATTCACACTGTATGGACTTTTATGTCCCCTTATATTGGGGCTATATGTAACTGCAACCAGAGAGGATGTTTGTTATTTCATCTGAAAAATAAGTATCAATTTGCTGAAATCGTGCACAGAGGTCATGAAACAGCTGTAATAGATAAAGAGATGTGTACTGGTTGTGGAAACTGTCAGATTATTTGTCAGTTTGATGCTGTGGCAATTGTAGATGGAAAAGCGGAAATTAACTCTAACTGTCAGGGATGCGGGGTTTGCAGAAGTTTTTGCCGTGTAGAAGTAATTAATCTAGTTTCAAGGTATCCTTAA
- a CDS encoding PAP2 family protein codes for MKSIASNFKFKHGFAQVVSNIVQPVIVTIPVFVIINYFAAGGNNFLISTFICLLFGTFLPLIAALMWIKSKNLDLDVSDKDERTFPLLFGALSYIIGIIMLFIAGAPAVAAILMLCYLTNIILTIFVTFFWKISVHSMGIAGPAAAITCIFGYPGLLFGFPLIMVMWSRVYLNQHTPAQVIVGAVTSFTVTWMQFRLCMTYIPYLSLRIP; via the coding sequence ATGAAATCAATTGCTTCTAATTTTAAATTCAAACATGGGTTCGCTCAGGTAGTTTCAAACATTGTACAACCTGTAATAGTAACCATACCAGTTTTCGTTATTATAAATTATTTTGCAGCCGGTGGAAATAATTTTTTAATATCAACATTTATCTGCCTGCTTTTTGGGACTTTTTTACCATTGATCGCAGCTTTAATGTGGATAAAAAGTAAAAATTTAGATTTAGACGTAAGTGACAAGGATGAACGTACATTTCCCCTACTTTTCGGGGCATTATCTTATATTATTGGAATAATCATGCTTTTCATTGCAGGAGCCCCTGCTGTAGCTGCAATACTGATGCTGTGCTACCTCACAAATATAATACTTACCATATTTGTAACCTTTTTCTGGAAAATCAGCGTACATTCTATGGGAATTGCAGGACCCGCAGCAGCCATAACTTGCATATTTGGATATCCCGGACTTTTGTTTGGATTCCCCCTCATTATGGTCATGTGGAGCCGTGTCTATCTTAACCAGCACACACCGGCCCAGGTTATTGTTGGAGCAGTTACCAGTTTTACCGTTACATGGATGCAATTCAGATTATGTATGACCTATATCCCATATCTAAGTTTAAGGATACCTTGA
- a CDS encoding 4Fe-4S binding protein, with protein sequence MCEFCMQHGAGKKWYLAAQNYADKLAQSQERKLFIKSVFKDYRKMYGRQVRIADVALKIPLVKKYALMKFNAFFTSDHSGHVVSLEDAVSICGIPGRVSLVDCPCSKYLFGKDVKKCILFGFTAEIVDNIPEFSPVQDIGAEDAAEFLKGLDEQGTIHTIWTFKTPYIGVICNCNSRDCVLMHLNQRYKDLNVIRAGHEVAVVNNEICNGCGNCQRACQFKAVTINEKKANINNSCYGCGVCRNFCPVEAIQLVPRIELELIK encoded by the coding sequence ATGTGTGAATTCTGCATGCAGCATGGGGCTGGTAAAAAATGGTATCTGGCTGCTCAAAACTATGCTGATAAACTGGCGCAATCACAAGAAAGAAAATTATTTATAAAAAGTGTTTTTAAAGACTATAGAAAAATGTATGGGAGACAGGTGCGTATAGCGGATGTTGCACTCAAAATACCGCTTGTTAAAAAATATGCATTGATGAAGTTCAATGCATTTTTTACGAGTGACCATTCAGGCCATGTAGTTTCCCTTGAAGATGCAGTTTCCATATGTGGTATTCCGGGGAGGGTTAGCCTTGTTGACTGTCCCTGCAGCAAATATCTTTTTGGTAAGGATGTGAAAAAATGCATACTTTTTGGATTTACAGCAGAAATTGTGGATAATATTCCTGAATTTTCACCGGTACAGGATATAGGAGCTGAAGATGCTGCAGAGTTCCTTAAGGGCCTCGATGAACAGGGTACGATTCATACAATATGGACGTTTAAGACGCCGTATATAGGTGTTATCTGCAACTGTAATAGTAGAGACTGCGTTTTAATGCATTTAAATCAGCGTTACAAAGATTTAAATGTCATAAGAGCGGGTCATGAAGTTGCGGTGGTAAATAATGAAATCTGTAATGGGTGCGGGAATTGTCAAAGGGCATGCCAGTTTAAAGCAGTTACAATAAATGAAAAAAAAGCAAATATTAACAATAGTTGCTATGGATGCGGCGTATGCAGGAATTTTTGCCCTGTAGAGGCAATTCAGCTGGTGCCAAGAATTGAATTAGAATTAATCAAATGA
- a CDS encoding methylamine methyltransferase corrinoid protein reductive activase — protein MKTRYGIALDIGTSGIRAQALNIEDGKVISTAITLRHPLPGANVVDHLHFAIKVGRDTAHEILIDTVNKVLNSLNIDLENVERLAVCGNPIQLSLFHNIEIRDLAYWGPHALERLHVTPPSRDAITVNGAEIGLKINQEAEIYIPPAIKHEIGADALAMLFKSQVLEKKGIYLVSDFGTNAEIALVIDGEVYSCSAAAGPAVEGQMIEKGRLASPGTICDLELTDYGWKTRILDDDLIAQDGNTVDPSGGTVILSEESGVKPIGITGTGVIAAYSLGLSTGIIKLPKIKSSDGKINLHEDIYLTERDIENIGKALGAFRAAHLTLAEESGVFLDEIDETYMAGASGFYVDPHKSLNVGQIPPSSREIYQMGNTSLAMAKDLVLDPGLLEKLQKIADGMRSKHITLATSPTFEKIYSLELAMCEQGMPFWMYNDWLTKYGFQKIPPKVSNPVIHRIFERDIPELGEEGLKITKIGGLLKAEFEGCTSCMTCAQNCPEDALTIENGVVTIRTDLCSGMACLRCELGCPQKVFKYEELLTPEKKPETS, from the coding sequence ATGAAAACCAGATATGGAATAGCATTGGATATTGGAACCAGCGGTATTAGAGCACAAGCTCTAAATATTGAAGATGGAAAAGTAATTTCTACTGCAATTACCCTCAGGCATCCCCTACCTGGAGCCAATGTTGTAGACCATCTTCACTTTGCCATTAAGGTCGGCAGGGATACTGCCCATGAGATCCTCATTGATACAGTAAACAAAGTGCTAAACAGCTTAAATATAGATCTTGAGAATGTAGAGAGGTTAGCAGTATGCGGTAACCCTATACAACTCTCTTTGTTCCATAATATAGAAATTAGAGATTTAGCTTACTGGGGCCCCCATGCACTTGAAAGATTACATGTAACTCCCCCTTCAAGAGACGCCATTACTGTAAATGGGGCTGAAATAGGTCTTAAGATCAATCAAGAAGCTGAAATATATATTCCTCCGGCCATAAAACATGAAATTGGGGCAGATGCCCTTGCAATGCTTTTTAAGTCTCAAGTTTTAGAAAAAAAAGGGATTTATCTGGTATCAGACTTTGGAACAAATGCTGAAATAGCCTTAGTTATAGATGGTGAAGTTTATTCTTGTTCTGCCGCTGCAGGCCCGGCAGTAGAAGGGCAGATGATAGAAAAAGGAAGATTAGCTTCTCCAGGAACTATATGCGATCTGGAACTCACTGATTATGGGTGGAAAACCCGTATTCTAGATGATGATCTTATAGCCCAGGATGGAAATACAGTTGATCCTTCAGGTGGAACTGTTATTTTAAGTGAGGAAAGTGGCGTGAAACCAATAGGCATAACTGGAACAGGAGTAATCGCTGCTTACAGTCTTGGACTGAGCACAGGTATTATAAAACTGCCTAAAATAAAGAGCAGTGATGGTAAAATCAACCTGCATGAGGACATATACCTTACAGAAAGGGATATTGAAAACATTGGTAAAGCTTTAGGGGCATTTAGAGCTGCCCATTTAACCTTAGCAGAAGAATCAGGAGTATTCCTTGATGAAATTGATGAAACATACATGGCAGGAGCTTCAGGATTTTACGTAGACCCACATAAATCCCTGAACGTTGGACAAATTCCTCCTTCCTCCCGTGAAATCTATCAGATGGGAAATACCTCATTAGCAATGGCAAAAGATCTAGTCCTAGATCCTGGACTCCTTGAAAAGCTGCAGAAAATAGCAGATGGAATGCGCAGCAAACACATAACACTTGCCACATCCCCAACTTTCGAAAAAATATACTCTCTAGAACTGGCAATGTGTGAGCAAGGAATGCCTTTCTGGATGTACAATGATTGGTTGACCAAATACGGTTTTCAAAAAATCCCGCCAAAGGTTTCCAACCCTGTGATACATAGAATTTTTGAAAGGGACATACCTGAACTGGGTGAAGAAGGCCTGAAAATAACTAAAATAGGCGGTTTACTAAAGGCAGAATTTGAAGGGTGCACCAGCTGCATGACATGTGCCCAAAACTGCCCTGAAGATGCACTGACCATCGAAAATGGAGTAGTTACAATAAGAACAGACCTCTGCTCAGGTATGGCATGCTTAAGGTGTGAACTAGGCTGTCCTCAAAAGGTATTTAAGTATGAGGAACTGCTTACTCCAGAAAAGAAACCTGAAACATCATAG
- the mtaC gene encoding methanol--corrinoid protein MtaC — MSYMEELESKLDQDFIAVRYNVELEGPAITPENDPDVQAILPKDEPYRSIARAVLRGDTEEAVSKVKEGLKSGESPMDVINNGLMKGMDAVNELYTKGFYFLPDLMLSGDSMMEGLKESEEALGHKSETKGTVVSFVAEGDPHDIGKNLVVMFLRANGYNAVDLGRDVPTEEIVKAVKEYKPIFMTGTALMTTTMTAFPKVVEKLEKEGLEVPAIGCGGGSVRKDFVESFPMSVYGVEAYHAPKLADSILKDKKTWKDIRKEYSQIVGEFVPEYD, encoded by the coding sequence ATGAGTTATATGGAAGAATTAGAATCAAAACTGGATCAAGACTTTATAGCAGTTAGATATAATGTAGAACTGGAAGGACCAGCTATAACACCTGAAAATGACCCTGACGTGCAGGCCATTTTGCCTAAAGATGAACCTTACAGATCAATTGCAAGGGCTGTGCTCCGTGGAGATACAGAAGAAGCAGTTAGTAAAGTTAAGGAAGGGCTAAAAAGCGGCGAATCGCCAATGGATGTAATTAACAACGGTTTAATGAAAGGAATGGATGCGGTTAACGAACTTTATACCAAAGGCTTTTATTTCCTCCCCGACCTAATGCTTTCTGGAGATTCCATGATGGAAGGTTTAAAAGAAAGTGAAGAAGCTCTGGGCCATAAAAGTGAAACTAAAGGAACTGTAGTTTCTTTTGTTGCTGAAGGAGATCCCCACGATATAGGTAAAAATTTAGTAGTAATGTTTTTAAGGGCTAATGGATATAATGCGGTAGATCTAGGTAGAGATGTACCTACTGAAGAGATTGTAAAAGCTGTGAAAGAATACAAACCAATATTTATGACTGGAACCGCTCTGATGACAACTACCATGACTGCTTTCCCTAAAGTGGTTGAAAAACTGGAGAAAGAAGGTCTTGAAGTTCCGGCCATCGGATGCGGTGGAGGTTCTGTAAGAAAGGACTTTGTAGAATCTTTCCCTATGAGTGTATATGGTGTTGAAGCATATCATGCCCCAAAACTTGCCGATAGTATATTAAAAGACAAGAAAACATGGAAGGATATCAGAAAAGAGTACTCACAGATAGTAGGAGAATTCGTCCCCGAATACGACTAA